A DNA window from Fusarium fujikuroi IMI 58289 draft genome, chromosome FFUJ_chr11 contains the following coding sequences:
- a CDS encoding probable phenylacetyl-CoA ligase, translated as MALFDGASFFGLHLLSDFIHCLRLLRALRWVNISETTFSTVDTDATDNPEHSARMVFQPPSWVPDITTQIPPNANVAEWALESRRATGSVRAPFICALTGKKYTFKDVREKVNALAKALCNELGWLPNQGTAEEKVIGVLAVNSLDFLVVCWAIHRIGGICLLLQPTTSPVEISSHMTKAKCDILITCEELLPSCKEILNRLPKTPRRIFSINTSNTQLPNFEGEIKCLPQLYREGSDLPELAQLQPKDAHTTVAFYLTTSGTSGPQKLAIITHANLIANVTQAAVFESSARYKHPEIGLAVLPLNHGYGLVTAHAMFVRGDSAVLHPNFNMQLVLKSIQEHRISRLYLVPPVIAALAANPVLFEIFDLSSVQDVVLGAAACSDSVTKKMKALMPSWSLLVGYGLTECVSIVTFSRAADIMPGSSGCLFPSNQGRLIDQDGKEITSYDTAGELYLKSAAMIPGYLGEDDAMRAKFTVDGWLPTGDIGFFRRSPHGDDHLYLVDRLKDMIKVKGLQVNPAEIEELLRVQPGILDAAVIGIVDDEAGERPLAFVVPTKQDMTAQEQKELILQLDESIKAQLDETHWLRKQIRFIEELPRGQSGKVLKKILREKAKQKDLPSMNGTNGSLPVKRIAGANGIQAQGTSEVARV; from the exons ATGGCTCTATTTGATGGAGCATCGTTCTTCGGTCTTCATCTGTTATCCGACTTCATCCACTGTCTCCGTCTACTTAGAGCACTCCGTTGGGTCAACATTTCTGAAACTACGTTCTCCACAGTTGATACCGACGCTACGGATAACCCTGAACACTCAGCCAGGATGGTCTTTCAACCTCCCTCGTGGGTCCCTGACATCACAACCCAGATCCCTCCCAATGCAAACGTTGCTGAGTGGGCGCTCGAGAGCCGACGTGCCACTGGTAGTGTTCGTGCACCGTTCATCTGTGCCTTGACGGGTAAGAAGTATACCTTCAAGGATGTCAGAGAGAAGGTCAACGCTTTGGCGAAAGCTTTGTGCAATGAACTTGGATGGTTACCGAATCAGGGCACTGCCGAAGAAAAGGTCATTGGTGTTTTGGCGGTCAATTCG CTTGACTTCCTCGTTGTTTGCTGGGCCATTCATCGCATCGGCGGTATTTGCCTACTCCTCCAGCCAACTACTTCACCCGTTGAGATTTCCTCGCACATGACCAAAGCTAAATGCGACATCCTCATCACGTGCGAAGAACTACTGCCCTCATGCAAAGAGATCTTAAACCGTCTTCCCAAGACCCCTCGACGAATCTTCTCGATCAACACCAGTAACACTCAATTGCCCAATTTTGAAGGAGAGATCAAGTGCCTACCCCAGCTTTACCGGGAGGGCAGTGACCTCCCTGAGCTTGCGCAGCTTCAGCCAAAGGATGCTCACACCACAGTTGCGTTCTACCTTACCACGAGTGGAACTTCAGGACCTCAG AAACTCGCCATAATCACGCATGCGAACCTCATCGCCAACGTCACCCAAGCCGCTGTTTTTGAGAGCTCAGCTAGGTACAAACACCCTGAAATCGGCCTTGCTGTACTGCCGCTCAACCACGGCTACGGTCTCGTCACTGCACATGCTATGTTCGTGAGAGGTGACTCAGCAGTTCTCCACCCCAACTTTAACATGCAATTGGTACTTAAGTCAATTCAAGAGCACCGCATCTCGCGTCTATATCTG GTACCTCCGGTCATTGCCGCGCTTGCTGCAAACCCAGTTCTCTTTGAGATCTTCGACCTCTCCTCTGTTCAAGATGTCGTTCTTGGTGCTGCGGCTTGTAGTGATAGTGTtacaaagaagatgaaggcatTGATGCCTAGTTGGAGTCTCTTGGTCGGATACG GCCTGACTGAATGTGTATCCATTGTGACTTTCAGTCGCGCGGCTGATATCATGCCTGGATCGAGCGGCTGTTTGTTCCCGTCCAATCAGGGCCGTCTTATCGACCAGGACGGGAAGGAGATTACTTCGTATGACACTGCTGGAGAGCTCTACCTCAAGTCAGCTGCCATGATCCCTGGATACTTgggtgaagatgatgctatgAGAGCGAAGTTTACAGTTGATGGATGGTTGCCAACTGGCGACATCGGCTTCTTCAGAAGAAGTCCCCATGGCGATGACCACCTTTACTTGGTCGACAGACTCAAAGATatgatcaaggtcaag GGTCTACAAGTCAATCCCGCTGAGATCGAAGAGCTACTTCGAGTACAGCCCGGTATCTTGGACGCAGCAGTCATTGGTATTGTAGACGATGAAGCAGGTGAACGACCACTTGCATTTGTCGTACCAACCAAGCAGGATATGACTGCCCAAGAGCAGAAGGAACTCATCCTACAGTTGGACGAGAGCATCAAGGCACAACTAGATGAGACGCACTGGCTACGTAAGCAGATTCGCTTCATTGAGGAGCTTCCACGTGGGCAGAGTGGCAAGGTACTGAAGAAGATTCTGAGAGAAAAGGCAAAGCAGAAGGACCTGCCGTCCATGAATGGGACAAATGGTAGCCTCCCAGTGAAGAGGATCGCTGGGGCGAACGGGATTCAGGCACAAGGGACAAGCGAAGTAGCACGAGTTTAA
- a CDS encoding related to major facilitator (MFS1) transporter, with protein sequence MSAPEKLKEDDLATIPIGDANDPGPDSDSAKSNGSTIPEYPAGLRLSIIVLALLLCMFLQALDMTIVATAIPKITDEFPGLDLVSWYGSAFFMCLAAFQTTWGKIYKYFPLKLAYLASILIFEIGSLLCGAAPNAITLILGRAIAGIGAAGIGSGSYILGAFSVPPAKRPLLTATLSISYGVASVIGPLVGGVFSDKVSWRWCFYINLPAGAISAMIIIFFFDTPAAAKPTPASWREKLLQMDLFGAFLLMGAVISYMLALQYGGQTKAWNSSQVIGLLVGFVAISAVFMIWEVAAGERAVVVPRIIRQRVIYVSSLFAFFFVGSYFLILYFLPLYFQSVGNASPTESGVRNLPLVLANIVTSLGAGVAISMTGYYVPFLIVSSALGTVTAGLLYTLSAGSTSGAWIGYQVLAGIAWGLGGQVPVMAVQASVAASDISSATAIVLLFQTIGGSFFLSASQSAFVNRLLSSLPPIEGVEPARVVETGATQIRSTFAPNVVPGIVSAYMVGIKTAFLIAIAGTSVAFVFSWGSKWVRLNREKQNDTEEAMNNEKDQA encoded by the exons ATGTCGGCACCCGAAAAACTGAAAGAAGATGACTTGGCAACCATTCCGATTGGTGACGCCAACGACCCAGGACCTGACAGCGACAGCGCAAAAAGTAACGGGAGCACTATCCCTGAGTATCCAGCTGGCCTCCGCCTAAGCATCATCGTCTTGGCACTGCTTCTGTGCATGTTCCTGCAGGCGCTCGATATG ACAATCGTTGCCACAGCTATTCCTAAGATCACTGACGAGTTTCCCGGTTTGGACCTCGTGTCCTGGTACGGCTCGGCATTCTTCATGTGCCTCGCCGCCTTCCAAACTACCT GGGGCAAGATCTACAAGTACTTTCCACTCAAGCTGGCTTACCTGGCCTCCATCCTGATCTTCGAGATCGGTAGCCTGCTCTGCG GCGCCGCGCCCAATGCTATCACCCTCATCCTCGGAAGAGCTATTGCTGGTATAGGTGCTGCTGGCATCGGTTCCGGTTCATACATCCTCGGCGCCTTTTCCGTCCCACCCGCCAAGCGACCCTTGCTTACAGCCACCCTCAGTATCTCGTACGGTGTCGCGAGCGTCATAGGTCCTCTTGTCGGTGGTGTCTTTTCCGACAAGGTGTCCTGGCGCTGGTGCTTTTATATCAACCTTCCTGCCGGTGCCATCTCCGCGATgattattatcttcttcttcgacacGCCTGCCGCGGCAAAACCCACACCGGCGTCGTGGAGGGAGAAACTGCTACAGATGGACCTTTTCGGAGCTTTCCTCTTGATGGGCGCCGTTATTTCTTACATGCTTGCACTGCAGTACGGAGGACAGACCAAGGCCTGGAACTCCTCGCAGGTCATTGGGCTCCTTGTAGGCTTTGTCGCCATCTCGGCCGTGTTCATGATCTGGGAGGTAGCCGCAGGAGAGCGGGCCGTTGTCGTTCCACGCATCATTCGTCAGCGGGTTATATACGTCAGCTCACTTTTTGCCTTCTTTTTTGTCGGCTCTTACTTTTTGATACTGTATTTCCTGCCGCTTTATTTCCAATCTGTGGGCAATGCTTCACCTACCGAGTCCGGAGTTCGCAACCTCCCGCTGGTTCTGGCCAACATTGTCACAAGCCTCGGGGCTGGAGTAGCCATTAGCATGACTGGGTACTACGTCCCGTTCTTGATCGTTTCGTCCGCCCTTGGAACCGTCACAGCGGGACTCCTTTACACGCTCTCTGCCGGGTCCACTTCTGGTGCTTGGATCGGATATCAGGTACTTGCTGGGATAGCATGGGGCCTGGGAGGACAAGTCCCCGTCATGGCGGTGCAGGCTAGTGTTGCCGCGTCAGACATCTCATCGGCCACAGCAATTGTTCTTC TTTTCCAAACCATTGGCGGCTCCTTTTTCCTCTCAGCAAGTCAGTCCGCTTTCGTGAACCGGCTTTTATCCTCACTGCCTCCCATTGAAGGCGTTGAACCAGCTCGGGTCGTGGAGACGGGCGCGACACAGATCCGCTCAACATTTGCTCCTAATGTTGTGCCAGGTATAGTTTCGGCCTATATGGTGGGCATCAAAACCGCGTTTCTTATTGCAATCGCTGGAACCAGTGTGGCGTTCGTCTTTTCCTGGGGTAGCAAGTGGGTGAGGTTGAACAGGGAAAAGCAGAACGACACAGAGGAGGCCATGAATAATGAGAAAGATCAGGCCTAA
- a CDS encoding related to phenylalanine ammonia-lyase, translated as MPLRDTDRLSGCGHHVTASSVQNRDASRGIKNSEDSCHSPTHASQASGIWKKIQRIKDCGFVVLDGSELDVASVIAVAKYNCNAYVAKRDDIANAMNKSVVLLENYLAKGYFVYGVNTGFGGSADTRTKDLPALQSALLQLTQAGILTDEDTNGNGLNSMPVTWVRAAMLIRCNTLLRGHSGVRLELVQALLLLLRKGMTPIVPLRGSISASGDLIPLSYIAGMLEGNPDIRVRTTTSFVLSADKALELAGLEPIALGPKEGLGLVNGTAPSAALGCLAVHEANKILLLAQGLVAMSCEALLGKAENYHPFISSVCPHPGQVECSATILHFLEGSSLVQSVKEEDKFRPGLAQDRYALRGAPQWLGPQIDDICSVLSQITVELNSTSDNPIIDINSGEVYSGANFISSSVANGMEKTRLALQMVGKLLFSLSSELINPTMNRGLPPNLVADDPSLSFTMKGIDISMAAYLSELGFLANPVTPHVQSAEMHNQSINSLALISGRYTLQAADVVTQMCAAHLFAVCQALDLRVLHMTYLESLRSKLVSIVQPLLNGVENQVAEGIYESLQETITKAWNASACFDLEDRCKALSKEISFRGDLESLAYLTFTQTRSEFFVKPPTKQFLGHASLTLYSFVREELGVPFHQGLVEHPGKDTGGKINGREKRSIGSWVSIIYTALNNDQVWGPLGQALGSKTC; from the exons ATGCCTCTTCGAGACACTGATCGCCTCTCTGGCTGTGGTCACCATGTGACTGCATCCTCCGTCCAGAACCGTGATGCGTCTAGAGGCATCAAGAATTCTGAGGATTCATGTCATTCGCCTACTCATGCCTCTCAAGCCAGCGGCATCTGGAAAAAGATACAGCGTATCAAGGACTGTGGATTTGTTGTTCTAGATGGATCCGAACTTGATGTCGCTTCCGTTATTGCAGTAGCCAA ATACAACTGCAACGCTTACGTCGCAAAGAGAGACGATATAGCAAATGCTATGAATAAAAGCGTGGTGCTGCTCGAAAACTATCTCGCCAAGGGCTACTTCGTATACG GTGTCAATACAGGCTTCGGTGGAAGCGCTGATACTCGTACAAAGGACCTCCCCGCTCTACAATCTGCACTGCTGCAACTCACACAGGCTGGGATCTTAACCGATGAAGACACGAATGGCAATGGGCTCAACAGCATGCCCGTCACATGGGTTCGGGCCGCGATGCTGATACGCTGTAACACGTTGCTTCGGGGACACTCTGGCGTCCGTCTGGAACTTGTccaagcccttcttcttttgctccGAAAGGGCATGACACCTATTGTTCCCCTACGTGGATCCATCTCCGCATCTGGCGACTTGATTCCCTTATCATATATCGCCGGTATGCTCGAGGGCAATCCCGACATTCGCGTCCGCACAACGACCTCATTCGTTCTCTCTGCCGATAAGGCCCTTGAACTGGCTGGACTCGAACCAATTGCACTCGGACCCAAGGAGGGTCTCGGACTGGTTAATGGTACCGCTCCCTCAGCTGCATTGGGCTGCCTTGCGGTACATGAGGCAAACAAGATCTTGCTACTAGCCCAAGGCCTCGTAGCCATGTCATGCGAGGCTTTACTCGGAAAGGCAGAGAATTATCATCCTTTCATTTCCTCTGTTTGCCCTCATCCCGGACAAGTCGAATGTTCTGCAACTATACTACACTTCCTCGAGGGATCCTCCCTCGTTCAAAGCgtcaaggaggaggacaagTTCAGGCCCGGCCTTGCACAAGATAGATATGCCTTGCGCGGAGCCCCTCAGTGGTTAGGTCCCCAAATTGATGATATCTGCTCTGTTCTCTCTCAGATCACGGTGGAACTCAACTCGACTTCGGATAACCCCATCATCGATATCAATTCCGGCGAGGTCTATTCCGGAGCCAACTTCATCTCTAGCTCGGTGGCCAATGGAATGGAAAAAACGCGCCTAGCTCTCCAGATGGTTGGAAAacttctcttcagcctctccTCCGAACTGATAAACCCTACCATGAACAGAGGTCTTCCTCCAAATCTCGTCGCCGACGATCCCAGTTTATCTTTTACCATGAAGGGCATTGATATCAGCATGGCTGCTTATCTGTCGGAGCTGGGATTTCTCGCCAATCCTGTTACGCCTCATGTTCAGTCTGCAGAGATGCACAACCAGTCCATCAACTCTCTTGCACTGATTTCAGGAAGATATACTCTTCAAGCTGCTGATGTTGTCACACAAATGTGTGCCGCGCATCTTTTCGCTGTTTGTCAGGCGTTGGACTTGCGAGTTCTACACATGACGTATCTCGAATCGCTCAGAAGCAAGCTGGTCTCTATAGTGCAGCCGCTCCTCAATGGAGTCGAAAATCAGGTCGCGGAAGGGATCTATGAGAGCCTCCAAGAGACTATCACAAAAGCGTGGAATGCCTCGGCGTGCTTCGATCTTGAAGATAGATGTAAGGCTCTCTCCAAAGAAATA TCATTCCGGGGAGATTTGGAGAGTTTGGCTTATTTGACCTTCACTCAGACGCGGAGCGAGTTCTTCGTCAAGCCTCCTACAAAGCAATTCCTCGGCCACGCTTCTCTGACATTATACTCATTTGTAAGAGAAGAATTGGGCGTTCCTTTCCATCAAGGGCTGGTTGAGCACCCTGGTAAAGATACCGGGGGCAAGATCAATGGGCGTGAGAAAAGAAGTATTGGATCTTGGGTTTCAATCATCTATACCGCCCTGAATAACGATCAGGTCTGGGGTCCTTTGGGTCAGGCACTAGGGAGCAAGACGTGCTAG